A genomic stretch from Vibrio neptunius includes:
- a CDS encoding DUF1127 domain-containing protein, which produces METTAKSPTCSIDGRLSLSQKFLTKFKRWRQNYRTRRQLNQLSEHMLRDIGVEYKEAEHESRRTFWDD; this is translated from the coding sequence ATGGAAACTACTGCGAAATCTCCAACGTGTTCGATTGATGGTCGTCTTTCTTTAAGCCAGAAGTTCTTAACTAAGTTCAAAAGGTGGCGACAAAATTACCGTACTCGACGCCAGCTGAATCAACTGTCTGAACACATGCTACGTGATATTGGTGTTGAGTATAAAGAAGCTGAACACGAATCCCGCCGAACATTTTGGGATGACTAG
- a CDS encoding LysR family transcriptional regulator: MKDRLPPLQGLYYFYTAAQLGSFKKAAEHLFVTAAAVSQQIRQLEDFLGVELFVRQHRRVQLTAEGDILYKQARKGFEHIQDGVRQINSDPNPNLLSISTLPSFAQHWLVPRIGHFRALHPEQELMIEPTSDLVDFQHSNLDLCIRYGPGNYPNLTSKLMLEELLYPVCHPIYQERHGIYDLSDLTGADLIEDYWRDLDWGIWLQNVGHSTSKPTLKYNGSHFVLEGALAVQGVALAKHTLAQRYIEEGKLVRIGSLAQRTDYNYFLCAPSAYFKREKIRQFCDWIFSQVEECQKEHPSDMEIIDTRSPR; this comes from the coding sequence GTGAAAGATCGCCTCCCTCCTTTACAAGGACTGTATTACTTTTACACGGCGGCACAGTTAGGCAGTTTTAAAAAAGCGGCTGAACATCTGTTTGTCACTGCCGCTGCAGTCAGCCAACAAATACGCCAGCTAGAAGATTTTCTAGGGGTAGAACTCTTTGTACGCCAGCACCGAAGAGTGCAGCTTACTGCGGAAGGGGATATCCTCTATAAGCAAGCTCGAAAAGGCTTTGAACACATTCAAGATGGCGTTCGCCAAATCAATTCGGATCCTAACCCAAACTTATTGTCTATTTCGACACTGCCTTCCTTTGCTCAACATTGGCTGGTGCCAAGAATTGGCCATTTCAGAGCGTTGCACCCTGAACAAGAACTGATGATCGAACCCACCAGCGACCTAGTGGACTTTCAACACTCTAACCTTGATCTGTGTATTCGTTATGGTCCAGGAAACTACCCGAATCTGACGTCAAAGCTCATGCTTGAGGAATTGCTCTACCCTGTATGCCATCCAATTTACCAAGAGCGGCATGGCATTTATGATCTTAGTGACTTAACGGGCGCTGATTTGATCGAAGATTATTGGCGAGATCTCGATTGGGGGATATGGCTACAAAACGTAGGTCATAGTACCTCGAAACCAACATTAAAATACAACGGTTCGCATTTTGTTCTGGAAGGAGCACTGGCCGTACAAGGAGTGGCTTTAGCCAAGCATACCCTGGCTCAGAGATACATTGAGGAAGGTAAGTTAGTCCGTATAGGCAGTCTCGCTCAAAGAACAGACTATAACTATTTCCTTTGTGCCCCTAGCGCCTATTTTAAGCGTGAGAAAATCCGTCAGTTCTGTGATTGGATTTTCAGCCAAGTCGAAGAATGTCAGAAAGAGCATCCTAGTGATATGGAGATCATTGATACTCGCAGCCCTAGGTGA
- the fusA gene encoding elongation factor G yields MADLSKYRNIGIFAHVDAGKTTTTERILKLTGKIHKTGEVHDGESTTDFMEQEAERGITIQSAAVTCEWNGHRLNVIDTPGHVDFTVEVYRSLKVLDGGIGVFCGSGGVEPQSETNWRYANDSEVARLIFVNKLDRMGADFFNVVDQVKNVLGANPLVMTLPIGREDDFVGVVDVLNRQAYVWDETGLPENYEIKDIPADMVDDVEQYREELVETAVEQDDDLMEAYMEGEEPSIEQLKACIRKGTRDLAFFPTFCGSAFKNKGMQLILDAVVDYLPAPAEVDPQPLTDPETGEPTGEVATVSADEPLKALAFKIMDDRFGALTFVRIYSGRLKKGDTILNSATGKTERIGRMCEMQADERNELTEAQAGDIIAIVGMKNVQTGHTLCDPKHECTLEAMIFPEPVISIAVSPKDKGSTEKMGIAIGKMVAEDPSFQVETDEDSGETILKGMGELHLDIKVDILKRTYGVELEVGAPQVAYRETITQAVEDSYTHKKQSGGSGQFGKIDYRIRPGEPNSGFTFSSTVVGGNVPKEFWPAVEKGFASMMETGVLAGFPTLDVEVELFDGGFHAVDSSAIAYEIAAKGAFRQSMPKAGAQLLEPIMAVDVFTPEDNVGDVIGDLNRRRGMIKDQQAGTTGVRIKADVPLSEMFGYIGHLRTITSGRGQFSMEFARYAACPANVAEQVIAEVKERNEKK; encoded by the coding sequence ATGGCAGATTTATCAAAGTACAGAAACATTGGTATTTTCGCGCACGTTGATGCGGGTAAAACTACCACCACTGAGCGTATACTAAAGCTTACTGGTAAAATCCACAAAACTGGTGAAGTACACGACGGTGAGTCTACAACTGACTTCATGGAGCAGGAAGCTGAGCGTGGTATCACAATCCAGTCTGCTGCCGTTACTTGTGAGTGGAATGGCCACCGCCTAAACGTTATCGATACTCCGGGACACGTTGACTTTACAGTAGAAGTATACCGTTCGCTTAAAGTTCTTGACGGTGGTATCGGTGTATTCTGTGGTTCTGGTGGTGTTGAGCCTCAGTCAGAAACGAACTGGCGCTACGCGAACGATTCAGAAGTTGCTCGTCTGATCTTCGTAAACAAACTAGACCGTATGGGTGCAGACTTCTTCAACGTTGTTGACCAGGTGAAAAACGTTCTTGGTGCAAACCCACTAGTAATGACTCTGCCAATCGGTCGTGAAGACGATTTCGTAGGTGTTGTAGACGTACTAAACCGTCAAGCTTACGTTTGGGACGAAACTGGCCTACCAGAGAACTACGAAATCAAAGACATCCCAGCTGACATGGTTGATGATGTAGAACAGTACCGTGAAGAGCTAGTTGAAACTGCTGTAGAGCAAGACGACGATCTAATGGAAGCTTACATGGAAGGCGAAGAGCCATCTATCGAGCAACTAAAAGCATGTATCCGTAAAGGTACTCGTGACCTAGCGTTCTTCCCAACGTTCTGTGGTTCTGCGTTCAAAAACAAAGGCATGCAACTTATCCTTGACGCTGTTGTCGATTACCTACCAGCGCCAGCAGAAGTTGACCCTCAGCCTCTAACCGATCCAGAAACAGGTGAGCCAACTGGCGAAGTAGCGACTGTATCTGCAGACGAGCCACTAAAAGCACTAGCATTCAAGATCATGGATGACCGCTTTGGTGCACTAACGTTCGTACGTATCTACTCTGGTCGTCTGAAGAAGGGTGATACTATCCTTAACTCAGCAACGGGTAAGACTGAGCGTATCGGTCGTATGTGTGAGATGCAAGCTGATGAGCGTAATGAACTTACTGAAGCGCAAGCAGGTGACATCATCGCTATCGTTGGTATGAAGAACGTTCAAACTGGTCACACTCTATGTGATCCTAAGCATGAATGTACTCTAGAAGCGATGATCTTCCCAGAACCAGTAATCTCGATCGCTGTTTCTCCGAAAGACAAAGGCTCTACAGAGAAAATGGGTATCGCGATCGGTAAGATGGTTGCAGAAGATCCATCATTCCAGGTTGAGACTGATGAAGACTCTGGCGAGACTATCCTGAAAGGTATGGGTGAACTTCACCTAGACATCAAGGTAGATATCCTTAAGCGTACTTACGGCGTAGAGCTAGAAGTAGGAGCTCCACAGGTAGCTTACCGTGAAACTATCACTCAAGCCGTTGAAGATAGCTACACGCACAAGAAGCAGTCTGGTGGTTCTGGTCAGTTCGGTAAGATCGACTACCGTATCCGCCCAGGTGAGCCAAACTCTGGTTTCACGTTCTCTTCAACTGTTGTTGGTGGTAACGTACCTAAAGAATTCTGGCCTGCAGTTGAGAAAGGTTTCGCATCTATGATGGAAACTGGTGTTCTAGCTGGCTTCCCTACTCTAGATGTAGAAGTTGAACTGTTCGACGGTGGCTTCCACGCAGTTGACTCTTCAGCAATCGCTTACGAAATCGCTGCTAAAGGCGCATTCCGTCAGTCTATGCCTAAAGCGGGTGCACAACTTCTTGAGCCAATCATGGCTGTTGACGTGTTCACTCCAGAAGACAATGTTGGTGACGTGATCGGTGACCTTAACCGTCGTCGTGGTATGATCAAAGACCAACAAGCTGGTACGACAGGCGTTCGTATTAAAGCAGACGTTCCTCTATCAGAAATGTTTGGCTACATCGGTCACCTACGTACTATCACTTCTGGTCGTGGTCAGTTCTCTATGGAGTTCGCACGCTACGCAGCTTGTCCAGCAAACGTTGCTGAGCAAGTGATTGCAGAAGTTAAAGAGCGTAACGAGAAGAAGTAA